In Patagioenas fasciata isolate bPatFas1 chromosome 2, bPatFas1.hap1, whole genome shotgun sequence, a single window of DNA contains:
- the DYNC2I1 gene encoding cytoplasmic dynein 2 intermediate chain 1 isoform X1, with protein sequence MEGDKRRTKEDTWKSEELRKHLRATQPDSQNEDQKQREKKLQKEKSVHDTDIQKHERKDRGKSKERTRERERFKSGERDRDKMREREKGKDHQRRGDQERYKDKLQESSLKKESYSVPKHKDRESDREQGKKHKRHEIKQIETHNNLKPFEGKDKEHHRRRESRHYLEEKKPRSEERERRHAEKKDNDTKKSIDRFLVDKAEEGECVRKLQKDQEWNKEGERRHREKKEYSIRPGKEMLSKERSHKRYEKEEEGKHKSKRSKEESSHGNREGQPAEAKEKVKRIENERKKCDLWNSKYKKEERIQEEMSHQHLRTVKDNAKLIEKEARDTREEEMKDTHIFNSDMGFDNSSANYEDDFEDYEDDFDDDEDRSGEEGDAEENPREIPFSRTSEIEEIQRAISAENDRICTSLPKKIENEKKETIMERQCPSVRNPFCGIFMDFQMANQRQSSRSIASKQKKRSSELLPLIDLDFSVSFSLLDLPPVNEYDMYIRNFGKMNTKQAYVQCNEDNLERDIQTEEVETLEKWTQHPAESAIVSGGPVTSQDMSVNGALTPKIDSQKLANFLRSACQVIAVLLEEDQVATQPRWKPGSRQTSLSISDSCFQLNTNQPFLHDRKISCLCVSQVQRQMLLSVHGLPEKTGVVLLNRKSIICVWNIWQPSSPQKLLMCDSEVTCCCFSPNKTTIVFAGTIDGSLLVWDLREDSRMHPHVMIGDTDWTFRVPTFSTDGVLNTVNHTSPILTVEPVSTFLHTDQNYGLSSLSYQEEMSGPPFQIASMDENGILNMWVVVELQKVDLAGSQTDLGLIPGGKVKLVHSSTVELNNSLFPKDVRQRMPQTLTIKFLSSNPNHFIVGTNVGLVGHGTRHDLKVVPKLFRPQESGLRSISINAIDFFPFGKPLFLVGCSDGSIRLHQMTSEHPLLQWNGSTNGQPVIALQWALTRPAVFFVLDASSNIYIWDLLENDLLPVAKQTVPLKNVVTMALLGEPEKTNGLLGLALAKASGEIDIQFVKKKWALPQPEESEKLHMILLQSS encoded by the exons atgGAGGGTGATAAG AGAAGAACCAAAGAAGATACTTGGAAATCAGAAGAACTTAGGAAACATCTTAgg gcaACACAACCAGATAGTCAAAATGAAGaccaaaagcagagagaaaagaaactgcAGAAAGAGAAGTCTGTTCATGACACAGACATTCAGAAACATGAACGCAAAGACAGAGGGAAGAGCAAGGAAAgaacaagagagagagagagatttaaaTCTGGTGAAAGAGACAGAGATaaaatgagagaaagagaaaaggggaaagatCACCAGAGAAGAGGGGACCAAGAGAGATACAAAGATAAGCTTCAAGAATCAAGTTTGAAGAAGGAAAGCTACAGTGTACCAAAACATAAAGACAGGGAGAGTGATAGAGAACAAGGCAAAAAGCATAAAAGACATGAGATAAAGCAAATAGAGACACACAATAATCTGAAACCATTTGAAGGAAAAGATAAAGAACATCACAGAAGAAGAGAAAGCAGGCATTATTTGG AAGAGAAGAAACCAAGAAGTGAAGAGCGAGAAAGAAGACATGCAGAAAAGAAG gaTAATGATACCAAAAAGAGCATTGACAGGTTTTTAGTCGACAAAGCTGAAGAAGGTGAATGTGTACGGAAGTTACAGAAAGATCAGGAGTGGAataaagagggagaaagaagacacagagaaaaaaaagaatattctaTTAGGCCAGGAAAAGAGATGCTTTCAAAAGAGAGAAGTCATAAACGTtatgaaaaggaagaggaaggaaaacataaatcaaagagaTCTAAAGAGGAATCGTCCCATGGAAACAGAGAAGGACAACCAGCAGAAGCTAAGGAGAAAGTAAAAAgaatagaaaatgaaagaaagaagtgTGATCTATGG AACAGCAAATACAAAAAAGAGGAGAGAATTCAAGAAGAAATGAGCCACCAGCACCTAAG GACTGTTAAAGATAATGCAAAACTCATTGAAAAAGAAGCAAGGGACACAAGAGAAGAG gAAATGAAAGATACACACATCTTTAACTCAGACATGGGATTTGATAATTCATCAGCAAATTATGAGGATGATTTTGAA GATTACGAAGATGATTTTGATGATGATGAAGACCGAAGTGGTGAAGAAGGAGATGCAGAAGAAAATCCAAGAGAGATTCCATTTTCCAGAACATCAGAAATTGAAGAAATTCAGAGAGCAATTAGTGCAGAAAATGATAGAATCTGTACTTCACTGCCAAAGaaaattgaaaatgaaaaaaaggaaacaatcatGG AAAGGCAATGCCCTTCTGTCAGAAACCCTTTTTGTGGAATATTCATGGATTTTCAAATGGCAAACCAACGACAAAGTAGCCGAAGTATAGCTAGTAAGCAGAA aaaacggAGTTCGGAACTTCTCCCACTAATTGATCTGGACTTCTCAGTTAGTTTTTCGTTACTGGATTTGCCTCCTGTAAACGAGTATGACATGTATATCAGGAATTTTGGTAAAATGAACACTAAGCAG GCGTATGTTCAATGTAATGAGGACAATCTTGAGAGAGACattcagactgaggaagttgagaCCCTGGAGAAATGGACACAGCATCCAGCAGAAAGTGCCATTGTATCTGGAG gtcCTGTAACCAGCCAGGATATGTCAGTGAATGGAGCTCTAACACCTAAAATTGATTCACAAAAATTAGCAAATTTCCTCCGGTCTGCTTGCCAG GTGATTGCTGTTTTGCTAGAGGAGGATCAAGTTGCAACACAACCCAGGTGGAAACCAGGTTCTCGACAAACCAGTCTGTCTATTAGTGACAGCTGTTTCCAGTTAAATACTAACCAGCCATTCCTCCATG aCCGAAAAATATCCTGCCTATGTGTCTCTCAAGTTCAGAGGCAGATGCTACTTTCTGTTCATGGATTACCTGAAAAGACAGGTGTTGTTTTACTGAATAGAAAGAGCATCATATGTGTTTGGAACATCTGGCAGCCCTCCAGTCCTCAGAAACTTTTAATGTGTGACTCAGAG GTGACATGCTGCTGCTTTAGTCCAAATAAAACAACAATAGTTTTTGCTGGAACAATAGATGGATCATTGTTGGTGTGGGACCTTCGAGAAGACTCGAGAATGCACCCTCACGTGATGATCGGTGACACTGACTGGACATTTCGAGTTCCAACATTTTCCACTG ATGGTGTTCTAAACACAGTAAACCACACCTCTCCCATACTAACAGTGGAACCTGTCTCAACCTTTCTCCACACTGATCAGAATTATGGGCTCTCAAGCCTCTCTTATCAGGAGG AAATGTCAGGCCCTCCATTTCAGATAGCTTCAATGGATGAAAATGGAATCCTCAATATGTGG gtagttgttgaATTACAAAAAGTGGATTTAGCTGGGTCACAAACTGATTTAG GTTTAATTCCTGGAGGGAAAGTGAAGTTAGTGCATAGCTCTACTGTGGAATTGAATAACAG CCTTTTCCCAAAGGATGTGCGCCAGAGAATGCCCCAGACACTGACTATTAAATTTCTATCTTCCAATCCTAATCATTTCATTGTTGGAACAAACGTC GGGCTGGTAGGCCACGGTACAAGACATGATTTAAAAGTTGTTCCAAAACTATTCAGACCCCAGGAGAGCGGACTGAGATCAATAAGCATCAACGCAATTGATTTCTTCCCTTTTGGAAAGCCACTATTTTTG GTTGGCTGTTCAGATGGCAGTATCCGGTTACACCAAATGACATCAGAGCATCCCCTCCTGCAGTGGAATGGCAGCACCAATGGCCAACCAGTCATTGCCCTGCAGTGGGCTTTAACCAGGCCCGCCGTGTTTTTTGTCCTGGATGCATCATCTAACATTTACATTTGGGATCTTCTGGAAAACGATTTGTTGCCTGTGGCAAAGCAGACTGTTCCGTTAAAGAA TGTTGTAACTATGGCTCTCCTGGGAGAACCAGAAAAAACAAACGGGTTATTAGGCCTTGCGCTGGCCAAAGCATCTGGAGAGATAGACATTCAGTTTGTAAAGAAGAAGTGGGCATTACCTCAGCCTGAGGAATCTGAAAAACTACATATGATTTTATTGCAATCTTCTTAG